One segment of Alphaproteobacteria bacterium DNA contains the following:
- a CDS encoding DUF1674 domain-containing protein yields the protein MQLKLKVTEDTNELPKKDKIETSNENTKESNPKQELDPTRFGDWEKNGRCSDF from the coding sequence GTGCAGCTGAAACTCAAAGTGACAGAAGACACTAACGAGTTACCAAAAAAAGACAAAATTGAGACCTCGAATGAAAACACAAAAGAAAGCAATCCAAAGCAAGAATTAGATCCAACGCGTTTCGGTGATTGGGAAAAAAATGGCCGTTGTAGTGATTTTTAA
- a CDS encoding thioesterase family protein encodes MSVPFFRLASVTYKAFKKTKINFWDASTIKTKVHPNDLDINVHMNNARYSTMFDLGRFDFLVRTGLIKLIWKEKWRPVIGSTMVSYLKSLKLYEKFIVSTKVVYFDDKWFYLEHLLKKDNDLMARAFVKCLFLQKGKKIPTQNLLEALHCDFIPPLTPPPALISWLKAEEELKQHAPSH; translated from the coding sequence ATGTCTGTACCCTTTTTTCGCTTAGCCTCGGTCACCTACAAAGCATTTAAGAAAACCAAAATTAATTTTTGGGATGCGTCCACTATTAAAACAAAAGTTCATCCCAACGATCTGGATATTAATGTTCATATGAACAATGCCAGATATAGCACGATGTTTGATCTAGGGCGTTTTGATTTTTTAGTGCGTACCGGTCTTATTAAATTAATATGGAAAGAAAAATGGCGTCCTGTTATTGGATCAACCATGGTTTCTTATCTAAAATCGCTCAAGCTTTATGAAAAATTTATAGTATCAACAAAAGTTGTTTATTTTGATGATAAATGGTTCTATTTAGAACATCTCCTCAAAAAAGATAACGATCTTATGGCGCGTGCTTTCGTTAAATGTCTGTTTCTGCAAAAGGGAAAAAAAATACCTACCCAAAATCTTTTAGAAGCACTTCATTGTGATTTTATTCCACCATTAACACCCCCACCAGCATTAATATCTTGGTTAAAAGCTGAAGAAGAACTTAAGCAACATGCACCTAGTCATTAA